The genomic region ACCTTGAGGAAACTGTAGCTCATTCCCAACCCAGTTCTTGGAAACTCCCTTCCACTCCCCTGTACAAatactttgtttgtttgctcgtCGGTTTGTTTGTCCTCGGTTGTAGCCTGTGCGTATGTGGCGCCTACTGTGTGCTTTAACATGGGAGATCTATGGAGTACATTTCGGGGTCCGGGTTTTCAACGTTACACGAACGGTTGAGTAAAAGTTGCCAACTGACACCGAATGTTTTAGTCAACTTGCGGCCACCAGAAAAGGGTCGGACGAGGgaagtaattgaaataaacacaCCAAAGCACTACAAAGAGAATTGTTTTCGCTCTACAACCAGCATTGGCAAACTGTGCGCCACTCTTtggaatggaaacaaaaacgcaTCCGGAGCGCAATTGTAAAACAAACTTCAACAACTTCATTTTTTCCCACAGATATTCGGTTTGGTTTATACAACTCGACCAATTCATGCCAGACATGAAATCCAACGACAAAACTGCACCGGCAGCACAGATCGTTGATCGATTATTCAAACGAGACTCTGCTGCAAGtggaatgatttatttatcgCTAGGCTATTTCCGACCCGTCCGCAACGGCACGGGACGCCACATACGACGCCATGTTTGATGTTGTATCAATAACAGTAAACGAGACGTttttcgatgaaaaatggatagacgctgtgtgtatgtgctttctccccctctctctatctctttctATTTGCCATCCATTTCCTCATGCACTTTTCATTGCGCTTTGTGTGCTACGGAAAAGGCTGCAGTTGCAGGTGCACGGGAACCGGCACACATTCAATAGCTGTTTTGTTAATAATAAATACTACTCAAGTACTGcagccatttttgttttcatgtgAACGCAGCAGTACGATGATATGAAGCAAATTTTGGAAACGTCGACAACTTCCAACTGGGAATCAGGAAATGAAATTTAGCTATTCGAACAACCGTATACTATTGGTGTGTGGTGAAACATTTCAGATTTTCATTGTTAGCACTTACCTTTATATATTGTATTTCACTAAAACAATCTACTAGCGCTGCTCATTTAATGCAAATCGATCGAGTTGACGTTGAATACTGCCGCTTCGACACTGGTGGACACTATCAGGACTCTTGACCGGTTGACTTCCTGTTTCTTTGGTTCAGTGTATCACCGTGGGCTCCAAGTATTTACTCACAATTCCGAGCTATCAAAACACactttttcttataattttaaTACGCTTAGTTTATGTTTCAAATTCACTCCAGATTCGCACCAGACTTCGCGTTACCTTTCTCCCTTGTCTGCTCGAAAGCTAAATGCTAAGGGCTCGGAAAACACATTCGGTTCATTCGAAGCTCACCGGCAACACAGCACTTTCCTTCGCGACACTCTTGTTTTCCCTTTGAAACGCCACTCACTTAACTGAAACACCGACGAACTGGAGACGTGTCACACTTCTCAATGGGACGCCTTCGCAGACCTTCATCTGCCGGGAAGAGAAAGAATTCCCCCCCCCCGTTTCCACTGTCAGCGCacgagtttttccttcccgttaAGGCCCCGTTCGGGCCCTTGTTCGCCCCGTGTAACCCAAAGCCTTGTGTCCCAAAGCACGCCGCTAAGCCCGTGAACTTGAACTTGAACGTGAATCAAGTACGGTCGAACGGCAGCCACTCGATTCGGTTCGGATTTACGTGCTTCAAATGGCGAACGGCGAGGCGACCACAAACTTTGAACCCCCGCGGATCAAACGCGGACTTCGGAGGTAGCAGCCCAAACAGCAGGACAGAACGCTCTGTGCCCCTTTGTACCTGGTTGGACCGTTTGCAGCAGCACTCTGAGGCACGAGGCGAAGCAGCGACACCAAGCAGAGCCCAAGTTTTCGCTCGTTCGTCCTTGCCACCACGGTGTGCCACGGTCTGTCGAACTGCTTGACTGAAAAGGACATCCGAAGTTCGTACGGCTGTGACCCCCGTCCGGTGTGGGTGACACACTCAGGTGACACACACTGGCACACAGGCCCCCATCCGGTTGGTGCCGTGCCGTTTCCTCGTGAAGTTGCTCAGCGGCTCTCGCGCTCGCTAGCTGCCTCTCGCGGAGCTTTTCCACGTCCTTCTTGCACGCTCGCATTTCTCCCGAGGACCCCGATCGTGCTCTCTCGCCCGAGACTGGGGAAATGGGGTGCTAGAGCTAGAGTGTCCTTTCCTTTTCCGAAGCGGAGAGGAAGCCCCCGAAAAGCTCTCGCCAAACCGTCCACCGTGCTCAAGAACGGCGAACACAACTATGCACACATGCATGCACCGTACCGTAGCGTTTCCTCCAAGCTCCAGCGATTGGGAGGCCCGCTGTGTAGGTTCGTGCCTTCGGGCAAGCCTTTTGTGCACAGGATGGCGCACGTGTGGCAAGTGCGGCATGGAACGTAATACACACTCCGCCAGACGAGACTTCGTTTCGTCGACTTTATTCAGCTGGAACTTACAGCGAAACTGCAAAATGTTTATCATGCTTAGCAATGCTTTCCATCTCGTTGTGCATAATGTTGCTGCCGTGGGGTTTTAAGGTTGTGTAACTCATCTTTTGAAAGTtataaaacaatttccaatgtttgttttctgccaTAACAGAGTAATCCAATCAAATAGAACGCGCCTCCATGGAAAGAgataatgttttccttttgcagcAGTCGATGTACGGCGCAAGGACTCTCCGTCAAGGACACGCCACTGACGGCTCCGGTCATACCGAACCGTTGCCTTTATGGTGCTGGCATCTTTGTTTACGACCATCGCGCCTTAcgccccctccctccccctccgccACAGCCTTCTCTTCGCTTTCCCCAACGGGATGCCCGCGGAAAACCGCGGAATTACTACAcatgaaaacaacaaccatcgcccctatcatcatcgtcatcatcttgCGGTGATCGCTACACGGAGGGTCAGAGGGGCGGGGGGTTTTGGTAAGAGTATCCACACAAGGAGCAGATCCTACACGAGCCCCCCCCCTCTACCCTCGTTTACAACAACCACCATACAGCCCAGTTGGGGCTCGCTCGCGGATGTGCCGCGCGAGATCGAAGCTGTAGCGCCAAGTGCTGCTGCTCCATTGGCttgacacacaaacacacaggttTCTTGCCGTTTGCCTCTCTTGCACCTGCAGCCACTCTTGCGCTGGCCTATAGTGTGTGCGAAGCTAACGACACGCACACGCCAACCGAAAAACGACCGTTCGCCGTTTGTTCGCCGCAGGATAAGAAAGGGTCCTGCGAGACGACATTCCGGTGGGGTGGGCGGGGGAGTGGTGGGGGGGGGtgaacttttctttttgctttcgcAATGCAGCGTTCCGCCGGTCGTTTGTTGACTGGTCTCGGATGCGGATGGGATTGGTAATAGGCCGATTTCCCAGTaggtgggaaaaagaaaaacgagaaagtgtgtgtgtctgcgaGGTAAGAAGGGATCGAAACTTGTACTATCTGTggctgtctgtgtgtgtatgtttgtatgtGAGATGGTGTGAAAAAAAGCGATGGTGCAGTAGAGGTTTTTTCGCCATAAGCTTGCAGTCTCGGAAAACATGCCGATAGACAAACCGGGCTCATCGGACGGGACTGTGGTGCCAACGGATgcaggaggaagaggagacATTTTCCAATCAGCCCTACAGAGTCCAGAGTCCTTTAATTTACCTCTCTAAATCCCACGGAACAGACCGGAAGCAATTGCAATGAACCGTTCACTGTCCTTGTCCGAGATGCCAGAATACCCACACCGCTCACACGAACTCTCAATTCCAACCGCAATCGAAAAGGAAGCCTGAAGACGCAGTACAGCTCCACGGCGGGACAGGACCAGCCTCCCAGCGCAGGGTACCTAGCGCCAGTCACCACCTGTCTCACGGCACTGTATCACTCACTACACTGCAGTCGCACTCGTTCGTATGCAGATTTCCACGGGCTCAACTCGATTTTCACGATCCTCTCGGGCTGACCCTCACCTGGGCACGATACTGGGGGACTAGCGGGGGGTCACACGCTCGCCAAGCAGAGCAAACACAGGTAGTCGCGACCAGCAGTAGTATCTCCACACACCTACCAACCGCAGTGCTGCGAGTTCGTTCTCATACTGCGTTACGGACGGCTTACGGATAGACACCGGAGCGCTACGGACCGTGTACTACTGGCTACTCGGTTTTGCGATTGTTCGTCGgcacgcggattcggagagaACTGCCAGCCGAAGCCTGCTGAAGGACCATCGCCAGCATTACATTCCAGAGGGGGAGATTCTCTGAACGTCAGGACCAAGCAGAATCAGGCAGGAGTTCTTGtacctttttctcttttatccACCGGAGGATACTTTGCTCTCCCATTCGCCAGGCAATTGTACTCCATCGTTATCCGATGAGATAAAGGGAAGAATTTTCTCCCTGAGGAATCTCATTTGCGTCTTGGAAACTCGCCATTTCTCTACTCTGAAGCTCAGTTTCTAGACGGTAAATTCAATTCTCATCTACCCCTCCAAAGGGATGCATCTACTAGGTCATTTGAACAGTGACGATATTCGAACTCCTGAAACTGATTCTTTCTGCCAACACAGGGCACTAAAGACCAAGCATTTCTTTCACAATAACAAATCACGTTCATCCCAAAAATGTGTCTAAACCAACCAACAGCATCCTTCTCAAAGGAGGATTGACTCCAGCCTCGCAAAGTAGGCAGACTTTCCCCAACCATTCGCACCGCGACATTCGTGTGCGGCTTCGGCGGTGGGGAAATTGACGCATGATTTTATTATCCCGCCGTGATGTCCTGAGGACCCGCTATCACCGGACGCGGATCCTGAGTATCCGAAGAACGGCGACTGAGAGCGGCGGAGCGCCAACAGCGAATGCAGAGAATCGCATCGTTCCGGAGCGGCCAAACGGAAGGAGATAAACGGTATGATCGCATACAATCTCGCCTCTCCGGCTCTGACTCCGGCCGACCAAAGTATGCCAACAAAATCAATGACGTCATGAGCCGTAGCAGCAATGACGTCATTGCGGACTGGAGGAATGTTATGGGTCAAAATTCCGATGTAGATAGTAAAAGTTTGCGCGAAAGATAATGGTTCTTTATGGTTGAGACGACATTTTCGGTCCGATTGGCGTACACAAATGGCCCGCGGGATGCTGGGAAAAGGTCTCGGCCTGGCGCCTAAAAAGTTATTTCCATCCCATGCCACACGGTTTGCAATCGGAGTGGCCGAGACAAAAACTAAACTCACAGCCTGTTATGTTTAACTCCGGGAGGAATTGTGCTGTGGCTGTGTGGAATGTTATTCAAAAGGAGTTTCTTAAAGATTCGACTTATATTCTAGGGAACCTTTAGCAAGCAGACACTTGGAGGGGCTCGTCTAACTTCTTCCCAGGTGTTCTATTAACCATCTCCTCTCCGTCCCCAAGCCCCTTTTGGGGTCGAATCGATTAAGTGCCTAACGATAGCGACAGGGACCACAGTCTACCCGGGTGGCACAGGTGCAACCGCGTATTATCGCCGTCGCTGACTCGCAATCGGCTTGCTtatctatccgattccgttccATCCACCCGCGACACAATCCCACGGCGGCTAGGGAGAACTTCTCGGACATTTGGtaggtgaaaaataaaaagaatcgGCGAATAAACGATAAGCTGCCCCATGGAGCTCCCGGGATTTTGGTGTGTCCGAGCTAGACGCACACGATAAGGAAATCTTATAAATGTACCCTACCTTCCGACGAGGGGGCTTATTTGACCAACTTTCGAAGGAACCGGTACGTATTTTCGATAGCAACTTGCCACTGGTGTCTAGACAGAGTGTCAGTTTCACATTTCGTATACACTGCTGCTTCAACAGAGAACAGAGGATACAAGTAAAGATGCGTGCAGGATTCATTGTGGTGGCGCTTATGGCCCTGACGGCCACCGGTGTTCAGGGTGAGTGAGATGGATTTGATAGGGAGGAATGTGTATGGATATGGTGAATCTCAACTGTTGTCCTATCGGTCAGAGGTGTCTGGGCAGAACATCATCCTGGACGCCATCATGCGTCGGATTCTCGAGAACCTTCGTGAGATGATGCGCACGGGCAATCCGGAGACGGGAATGCCCATCCTGGCCCCGTACCACAACCCGGATCTGTTCATCAACGCCAGCTTCGGTGGATTACTAGAGTAAGACATTTAACCGACGTAGGAGTCTTATACTCAAGTTCTCAAAGAGCACGGTGCGAGTAAAATGTGTATCACATtgttttcggcagttttgaTGCACGCTTCACACCGATGAACATCGTCGGCCTGGACTCTTTCGTCGGTCGGCTACAGGTGGACCTGTCCAACCTACGGTTCCCCTTCGAGTTCCGCTTCTCCGAGCTGAGCGCCCACGGTTTCTACGACGCCAACGGACGTCTGTGGGGTCTGATTCCCATCTTTGGCATCGGTGACTTCTCAGTCCGCCCGCGGGACATCTTGGCGACTGGTTTCGCCCAGATCACTGACAACGGCCAGGGTTTCCTGATGCTGTCCGACTTCTCTATCAGCCTGCAGATCGACTCGCTCGAGAGCAACATCCAGGGCCTGCTACTTGGCGGTGAGTTGTCCGATCTGCTGAACGCCGTCATCCAGGATA from Anopheles coustani chromosome 3, idAnoCousDA_361_x.2, whole genome shotgun sequence harbors:
- the LOC131259630 gene encoding uncharacterized protein LOC131259630, which encodes MRAGFIVVALMALTATGVQEVSGQNIILDAIMRRILENLREMMRTGNPETGMPILAPYHNPDLFINASFGGLLDFDARFTPMNIVGLDSFVGRLQVDLSNLRFPFEFRFSELSAHGFYDANGRLWGLIPIFGIGDFSVRPRDILATGFAQITDNGQGFLMLSDFSISLQIDSLESNIQGLLLGGELSDLLNAVIQDIVPSVLRNFPDGMTNLLNALVVPIANRFLATRTMEDLMGLLFP